TCTACAACCGCGTCATCGCCGGAAGCGTCTACTCCTTCGCAGGTGCGTTTTGGCCCACAAGTTCCCCCATCCCCGAGGGCTGGAATCTCTCTTTGGCAAAGCGAGGTCGACGTTCGGAAAAGCAGAAGGCCTGAAAGGGTTAAACGATGGGAGGTCGTGGATTTCAGCTGAATGCTTCAGCCCCGGGCCGAGCAGCCGAAGTCCTCTGGGACGCTCAACGGATCGCTTAGCTGGATCTTGGCGAAAGCGTCGATATTGAGGAGGTCCTGGGAAAACGCCCGTGTAATTGGCGACGCAGCCGAACAGCGAGCGCCCATCACCTGATCATCGAGAGCGCGGCAGGATCACACCATGCTTCGAGGCAAACACCACGACATCGCCGGTAAGGCTATTCAGATCTTTGAGCATCGAAGCCAGCTGATCGCCGTCAGCGTAGGTCTTCAGATTGCTTTGGAAGTCATCGGGAACCTCTAACCCCCGACCGACGGCAAGATCTGTCACCACAGCGGCCAGGACTTCGATCCGGCCCTGACGCCTTCCTTGCTCCCTCCCCTCATCGCGAGCCTTGCGGCAAGCGATCAGTTCGCTCAAAAGTGCGTTGGCCACCAGTTTCCCTCTTAGCCTGGCTTCGGACCTTCGACCTTCTGGACCATCCCGGTCGACCGCGCCTCCTTGAAGAGGTTGTTCAGGATGCGAGTGCTCGTTGGGTATCCGCCATGCGGAACGGGAAGGCGGCCGCTCGCTTTCCGGTGAAGGTTCAGCAGCGCGACGAATTCTTCCGTGCTTCCGGCACCGAACTCTTCCTCATGCTCGGAGCTCCAGTTCGCGGCCGGCAGTCCGCTGTAGTCGGGCCTCCACTTCCGTTCGAGGGCCTGGGCAGCCAACCGATCCGCTGCTTCTGCCTGACGCCGCGCCTCCTCTGCACGGAGCCGAGCGACTTCCTCCGCGCGAAGCCGAGCAGCCTCCTCCGCATGCAGCCTTGAAGCATCCATGCGGGCTTTCTTGATCGCGCCCAGCCCTCCTGAACTCGCCGTGGGCGCGGGAGAAGCTCTCGGTGACAGCGTAGGTGTGACAGCCGGTCTGGGGAGGACGAGCGGCGCAAATTTGGTGACGGATGCGACCATGACCGGATCGAAGCCGATCTTGGTGGGTGGTTTTGGAGTCGGAGGCGGAGCAGCAGGCTTTCGCCCTCTCGATGGCGGCGCAGGCTCGCGCTTCGGCTCCGGAGGAGGCTTGCGTGTGTCAAACGGCATTTTCCCGAAGCCGATGACCTCCGGGTCTTCGACATACGGGACTGGCTCCGACTCCTTCTCAGGATGCGGGAATTTGAACTGGATTCCGTGCGGAAGGATCTCTTCTTTGTCCCGCTTGTTGTCGATGCGGATAGGCGTGGGATCGGTCGGCGACCAGAAGCCGTCATCGATCGCCTCATCGAGGAATTTCAAGCAATTCGCGAATTCTTGTTCGAGGTCCTGCAGCCGCGGCCCATCAGGACGATAGAGCGTCTGCGCAGCTTTCTCCGCCCGGAACCAGGACGCTGATCCGCGGGCGCCGTGCTGCGCATTCCAGATCTCGTCCGCCGAAAAGCCTGCCCATGAGCGTTGATCGCGCAGATCCTCGTCGAAGCGAGCTTTCCTTATCCCTGTGGGGTCGAGGAAGCGTATCCGCGACGCCAACCCCTCCTGGCCGTACTCGACGCCGATCTGATGCATCATCGAAACATCGAAGTGCTCGGCAAACTGCTTGACGACTTCGGCGAACGCCAAACCGACGAACTCGTATGCGACACTCGCGGCGCGCCGTTTTTCCGGGTCGTCGGAAGCGAACAGGGCATCGAGCTTCCCAACGTCCCGTATCCAGAGGATGCGGCTCGCTTCACCGCGCTTCCACTCGGGCGCCTCGTCGAGATGAAGGTCGCCAACCCTGATTTTTCGATGGGCTTCAACGACGAGATTGCCGCGCCAGTTCACGACCGCCGCAATGAGCAGCCTTGGCTTGCCTCCCCCCGGGACTTTGTCTGCGATAACCCTCGGCAGCAGGTCTTCCGGTGCCGTCGTCTCGAACGACCCCTCAATTGCGTCCTCGCAGTTCTGAAAGAGCTTCTCCAGGCCAAAGCCGACCGTTGTCTCGTCGTCGGCGTTCGTCCGCTTCAATTTCTCAGCGTCGACTGCGGCGAAGATACGATCACGCTCTGCGTCGGTGAACTCCGTCAGGATCGTCACCCCATTGTTCATGGGGCTCCTCGCGCGTTGCTGCTCATCGGATGTCGTGCGAATGGTCATGATGCCACCTCAAGGGCGCAGCGGAAGCCCGCCGACGAGCTCGGGCCGGCGATCGCGGAGATAGTCGAGGACGTCGGCGACCTGGATCGTGCACGAGTCGTAGCGGTTTGGCGTCCCCGCGCAGATCGACCAGGTTCCGCCCGCGTCGCTCGCGAGCTCAGCACAAAGGTCCGGGGTGAGTTCGAAGGCTTCATGGCCGGTCACGGCGCCGAGGAACTGGATGACCTCTCTGGCGCCGTTGTCACGCGGCTCGATGCGGATGCGGACCTCCCGTTCATAGATGCGCTCGACGTGGCGCTCCGGCTCCGCAGCCTTGCCGCTCTTCAGCGCCGCGAGCCCCGACGACCGTTTCCAGCCGAGGACCTCGAACACAGCCGGGATTGCCCGCTCGGTCGCTTCGAGCGCTTCGCGCCGCGCAACGGCCTCGTCGAAGCGCGTGCGCTCCTCAGGCGTCATTGCGGCGCGCTGCCGCTCCAGGATGGCTGCGAAGTCGACCATGGAAGGCTCCAGATGGTGCTCTGAGGGTTTTTCGGAGCCTCAAGGCTATCTGCGGGTGTTGAAAGCCAGAAGGAGGGTGTTCTCGCCCGGCTGTCCGTCAAACCGCATCGGACCCGTCGCGTTCTCGCTCGTCGAGAAAAGCCTCAATGTTCACAGCAAGCCGCCAAGCAGCCATGTCGCCATACGTTCTGAGCCGATCGACAAGAACCCGGAGGCTCGATTCTGTTCTCCTGGGCCTCAGGTGCCAAAAGCACATCGTGCCGTAGCGATCGACCGCTTCGCGGAACCACCTCCCATGCGCCGGTGTCCACGCATTCTGTGGTTCGGTTTCGATCATGGATCGCGCCGCGGCAATCGGGCTCCGACCTCGGCTTCGCTCCACAGACCGTGGCGAGCGAACTCTGCCTCAAGGTCGATGCTCCGTTCACCGGTTTCGTCGCGAAGCGAGCGATAGGATCGCGCCAGTGTTTCGAGGTCGATTTCGTGCCGCTCAGCAAAGCGAACAACAAGCTCCGGGTGGACATCGACGAAGAAGGTCGCGACGTGGACGGTCCAGGAGCCCGCATCGCCTGTCCTGATGCTCTCAGCGAGCGTCTGAGCGTCGATGCGGCGCCGATATGGGGCATTCGTGGTCGAAAGAACCAGCAGGTCACCGTCGCGCGTCGTCATGGGGATTGTCGGCATCCGTTGAGGCCTGCCAAGGGTAACTCCTCGCCGCGTCTCCTCAAAGCAGCCCCTTGCCGGCATCGGTCGCTTCCACCGCGGCCGCCGGCACCAGGCGAGACTTCCCTTCTCGCACGGTCGGGTGATCGACCATGCGGACCGCTTTCTTCAGCAGGAGCTCGTTGAGCGCGCGCGACAGACCACTCGCCGCGACCTGGCTTTCCAGCACCAAGGTTCGCGCGCACCATTCGAGGAGCTTGCGTTCGGAACGAGTGAGGTCGGTGGTCATGTGCATGCCCCAGAAGTTTCCACCACATGGATCGCGCCTTGAAGGAACCTGCAAGAGGAAAGCTGAGGATCTCGGGAATGCGGCGGCGGCCGGCTATAATGAAATAGCGAGAAAATTATAACTCGGGTTCCATGCATTAGCTGCTTGACGACACCCGAGGCGACAAAACTTCAATTCCCTGCGGGTCTGCTCAATTGCGCGCATCAAACGAAGCGGCTCTTCACGGATGCGCGAGTATTGCACTATCCACCGAAATTCGAGGGGGTGCGCTGTGTCCAAGCCGTGGATCGTCCGGATGTCCGTAGAAGAGCACTGCGCAGCACTCATCGGCGCGCAGATGATGGTGTGGGCCGGTGAAGCTGGTGCGCGCCCCTTCTGGGAGAAGCTCCATCACAAGCTCCGGCAACGCGCGCCTGATCTGCATGATCGGCTTCTGCAGCGGGGCGATATCGAGCCCATCGTTTCGCCGGCCGGGAGCACCCTAGGCTGTAACGAAGTTCTGGTGGGTTGCGATTTCCAGCGTTAGAAACTCCCATAATCGTGCAGGAGCCAAGTCTGATGGAAGCCTCGAAGATCGGTCCGGACCTGATGGGGCGCCTGCTCAAGGAAGTCGCAGCGTCCGGCGAAGGCCCGGCCTGGATCGAAGCTTGGAATGCTCTCGCGTCCAGTGGTTGGTCCGAGGTCGACGCAATGATCGACTCGGTTTTCGAGGGTGACGCTGATACCGCAGCTAAAGTGCGGGATCGCTACCACGAGGTCAGGGCATCCCTAGACCCGTCGATGCACCCCTAAACAAAGTCATCATCCACAATCCTCAAATTTTACACGACTAATCCTTTATAGATCGCCATCGCAGAAGCTGAATCAAGGAGCGCATCAAGGATCTTTCGATTTCTGCTTGACACTCGACTGCTGCCGTCGTAGAAGAGGACATCAGGTTGGTTCGTTTGTGAGGTTTGTTCGTGGTCGATTTCGCACAGATGGGTACGGTTCTCGGTGCACAGGCTGCAATCGCGCAGGTGGTGGCCGATGGCGAGCAGACCATCGCTGAGAAAGACCGCGCGCTTTTCGAGCATCAGGCCGCGCTTACGGTCGAGCAGCTCCACGCTGCCGGTCTCAAGGCGCAGGTTCTGGCTCTCAAAGCGGAGCTCGCTCGCCTTGATCCCGCCAACCGACTTCTCCGCAAGACCGGTCGTCATTTCAACGACGGCGAGGCGGAGACCGTTCTCAGCCAAGTTTACTACAAGGGCTTCGACGAGGCCGGCGCGCGGAAACGGGTTCCTAATCCGAGCGCACTGCGAGCTCGCGCCAAATGATGCTGGCGATGTCCTGCCGCTAAGACACTTGCGTGCAGGAGATTGATGGGATCTCGATGAATAAGGGGGCGCGAGCCCCCTTATTCATTTCTGGTCGCCCTCTTGCGTCGGGATAGCTTTCGGCGCCGCCTGACCTGGCTTTCTGCTGAGCGCCGAGTTCCTCCCCGCGCCCTTCATCATGTTCGCGTTCCCGACGCCCGTGGCCATCGTGGACACACGATGCTCCATGCCGCCGACGAAGACGCGAGTTGCCTGCTGCGAGTCATGCTCGTCACCGAGGTTGTCGCCGTTCTGGCCGAACCAGCGGGTCACGCGCTCCGGGATGTGGGTGATCAACTGGAATGACCGCACCGCGATCTGGAAGTCGATGTAGCTCATCAACACGATCATGACGAACATGCCGATGAAGCCGATCGAGGACGACTGCGAGAGGGCGTTCGAGGCCGGGATGAAGGTCGTGTTCACGAACCACAGCAGGGCTCCGAAGACGACGTAGGAAAGAATGATCCCGAAGATCATGAGCACCGGCCGCAGGATCAGGTTGAAGGCGATCATGTAGCCCGGCTTCTGCACCTGATCGACGAACTCCTGCCCATCCATTCGGATGTGGAAGAAGGCCCACAGCGGCGCCGCGGCGAGTCCTTCGACGACCAGCGTCATCATGCCTGCGATGAAGAACACCGACATGATGTAGGGAATCATGGGGATCACGAAAGCCTGGATGGCTCCCGCGGCCAGGATTGCGATCGTCAACATGGTCACGAACGGGGTCAGGAAGCCGAAGACGCCCTTCAGGCCGGCGCCGGCACCGGTGAGCCAGTTCAATCCCTTACCGAGGATGTTGGAGTTGCCGGCCTCGATGGTGCCGCTCATCAGCGCGCCCGAGACGATCGCCGCCTGCGCACCGACCAGCAGCTTGTTGCCATAGCTGATGGTGTCGCCCATCGGGTTGATGATGACCTGCGTGCTGTCCGAGCGGCTGTTGAACCAGTTGGCGAAGCCGCCGAAGACCTGGTTCAGCACCCAGCTCAGCGCGTTCGAGTTGGTCTCGCTCGCGGCCTGGCTGGCGGTCCCCATCGCCGTGTTGGTGATCTGTCGGTTCTTCGTGTCCCACCAGTCGCCGAACTGCGTCAGCGCGCCCGGGCTTTCCTTGGTGCCGACGAGGGCATCGGTAATGAAGGCGGACTGGCCATTGGTGCGCGTACCGGACACGCCGCCGATCTGCAGACCCTCGGTCGCGGCCGCATAGACCCGGGCCTGGATACGAGCCAGCGTCAGGTAATAGACGCCGGCGGCCGCCCAGCCATCCTTCTTGGCCTGCTCGCGCAGCTGCGTGATCTCGTTCGCCGTGTTGGGATCCGTCGACTGCATCGCCTGCCCCACGGCGTTGCTGACCGCGGTGACATAGGTGTTGATCGCCTGGGTGAAGAGGTTCGTGTACTGGTCGGGATTGGATTCCGACGAGAACGCCCTCGAGGACTGCTCACCGCTGCCCTGGTTGGTGAAGTAGGTCTGCGCGGCGCTCTTGGCGAGGCTCTTGAGCTCGCTGTTGTTCGCGATCTCGGTGATAGCCTGCTTCTTGGCGTCGAGCATCGCCTTGGTGTTGCTGATCTCAGGGGTGTTGAGGCTCACTGCGAGAACCTCAAGCGAGATCATCCCGCAGACCGGGCCGTAATCCATCGTCTGGATATTCTTCGGCACAGACTGGCTCGACCACATGTAGTGGTTGGGGTTCGAGACGGTGGTCCAGGATGGCGGGACCGAGATCTGGGCGTTTTGAACGCCGAGGCGCGTGTTGCCGAGGTTGACGATCTCCGCGCAGAGCGTCTTTTCGAAGATCGCCTTCACGGCGGCTGTCGCGTTTGCGGCGTTGCCCATCTTCACGGTGTCCTGGACCTGCTGCTGTATGCCCGGGATCGTGCCGGCGGTGATGGTGTCGATGTAGGGGTTCCAGACCAGGTTGGCGAGGTTCCCGCCCCAGGAGATCAGGTAGAGCACCAAGATCTGCGCGGCGCAGAGACCCTTCATCGCCGGCACCAGCATTCCATATCCGACGACGACGCGCATCGGGGCCCAGACCTCGTGATAGTTGCTGCCGAGGGCCTTGCCTTCGCGCGCGCTCGCCACCAGGCCGGTGGTGATGTGCCAGCCCGCCATTGCGGAGCCGATGAAGAGCAGAGTGCCGCAGAACGCCATGAAGCCGTTCTTCACGGCCGAGTGCCAGCCCTGCATACCGATGTCCGGAGTGCCGACCGGGCCGGCGTCTGGGATCACATAGGCCAGCAGACGCATGAACAGGTCGGGCTGCGACTTGGTCTGGAAGATGTCATTGGGATTGACCGTGCCCGAGGTGTTCGTGGCCTGGGCGAGCACCGCGTCGGGGAATGCAGCGATGAGCAGCGCCGCGGCGAGCAGCAGCACGATGGCGGCGGTCGACCGCGGGGAGCCCGAGGCCTTCTTGGTTTTCGCGGGGACGGAGGCCGGCGCGCGCGGCGCTTTAGCCGGCAGGAACTCGCCCGAGCGCAGGTAGTCACCGAGCCCATCGAGGCAGCGGCGGCGGAACAGCCAGTTCGTGAAGCCGGCGCGCAGCACCAGCGCCGCCAGGATTGGCAGGAGCGCGAAGCGGAAGAGAACGTCGGTGACCATGAAGATGCCCCGGCCGACGCCGGTGGCAATCAGGCTGCCCAGCCCCCAAGCGAAGGCGAGCACGAACAGCGAGGTGAAGAGCCAGAACTGGCGATAGGTGTTGTCGACCGAGCGATTGACCTCGGTTAGGGTCCGGCCGTTGGCCTCCATCGCAGCCCGGAAGCGCAGGTGAGCGTCCGTCACCTCTTCCTCGACTGCGACGCCCTGGTCGTCATGGCGGAACGCGCCGACCTTGAAGAAATTCCAGCGCCAGAACGAAGTCCGGCCGTGCTGAGCGACGCCCCCGACGTTTCGCGTCAGCGACGAGAAGCCGAAGAGATAGCCGAGCTTCGAGCGCTTCCATTCGCCCTTGCCGATGATCGTCTCCTGAACGGCATCCTTGATGCCCTCAGCAGCTTCGCGGCCGTAGTTGATGTCGTCGCTCTTGCCGGTTGCCATGGCTGGTCCACGATTCCTTGAAGGACAGGGTCCTTGATCGCGGAATTGTCCTCCGTTTCCTTGAAAGTGTCGAGGCCAGATGGCTTCGAGGCTTGATTGGTCGATGGATTCTTACCTTGGGAGGGCACTTCCCGTGGATTGAGACTCCGCTATCCTTGTTCGCGAGCTCGCCGCGCATCACTGTCGGATCGACAATTTCGATCTCCCATGAAGGAATGTTCCGATGTTCGCGGCAGCCTCCACCGACACCTCATCCCACCAAACGGCCGCCGGCAACCACCAGCCCGAGAGCAAGCCGCAGAACCCGCTCACCGTCTGGTTCGGGCCGATGCCGGAGAGCAATGGGAAAACAAACTGGACCGCGGTTCTGATGCCGAAGGGCGGGCGCATCTGGGACGGCATCACCCTCGATCGTTCCGAGTTCAAGGACCGCGTGCGTTACACCGCCGATCGCGTCCGCTATCTGCTCGGGGAATACGAGGAAGAGCCGGACCTGCTCGCCTATGATGAGAACCTGCAGGAGCATCTCATTCAGGAGGCGACCGAGAACGATCTGGCCTCGAAGGAGCTGGCCAAGGCGCTGCAGCCTTTCGCCACCGCCGCGGCCTTCTTCCATGGCCTGCGGGGCAGCACGGGCCTGATGGTGCGCCCGGCCGGCTCCGGTACCAGCTATCACGACATGTTCCGGGTCGGCGAGCTGCGCGAAGCCCAGAAGGCGCATGCCTGGCTGGAGGGCCTGCGCTGATGCCGTGCACTCATTGCCAGAACGGCTTTCTCGAAAACCGCTTCGGCCAGGACGTCGAGTGCGTCAACGGGATCCTGATCGATATCGACGAGTATCACGAGGGCTGGAAGCGAGACGTCTGTTATCCCGTCGCGCCCTGCCATCCTGACTTCGGGAAGCAGGCAGCAGACCCGGATTACAGCACGAGCTTGGCCGATATCTCCAAGCGGCTCGGCGCCTAAGATGATGATGACATCGTGGCGCCAAATTGTGCGACCGGGTTGCCCCTGCAATGGGATCGGGGACTGATGGAACCAGAGAATACCAGGCTCAGCTTCTCCTTTGAGCGCCGGCGGAAGCGGATCAGCAGTCTGCCTCCCTATAGCTGGAAGCGGAGCACCGGCTTGTGGTCCACACCCAAGGAAGCTGACACCGCAGCGACCGAATGGCTCATCGCCTTCGCGCCGCCCGGATCCGTCATCGAGACGCGTGTCGTCGAGGTGTGGACTCCGGCGACCAGCTAGGAGGTTCTTGCCGACGAGCAACAGCAAGCTTACGCTGCGTCCGCTGCCGAATTTCCGGCATTGTGGAGGCTGCTATGCGTTGTGCACTGGTCTTCCTGCTTGGCATTCTGAGTTCTGCGGCGCTCGCGCAGTCGAGCGGCAACACCCCGCAAAGCCGAACAGACTACAATCCGCGGTACTCGTCGGGGAATTCCTCCGTCGGCACCTACAGCAACCAGAACACCTCGGGTGGCTATAGTACGGGCGGCTCCGGGCAGTACATTCCGGATAACTCCCGAGGGAGCACGGTCAACAGCTCCGGCGGCGTGATGTACGAATACCGCTTCAAATAGGCGGTTACCCGCGGGGAAGAACCGTTTCCCCGCGGGGCCTTTCCTTACTTGATCCCGTAGAGCTGATTGAAGGCCTCACGCGACAGCGTTGTGTAGTTGATGTCGCCCGTTAGTCCGCCACCTCCCTGCAGCCCTATACCGCCCTTGGCGCCATCGACGCCGCGTTTTCCACGACGTCCCGGCTCATCCTTGCAGTATGGGAGCGCCTTTGCTCCCTGAGAGCCTTCAGGCCCGCCCTTCCCGAGAGCGCCGCCTTCGCCACCATCTCCACCTTCGCCCCCTGCAACATCGGCGCGAACGAGCGATATCAGCGCGGGGAACGCGGTGGGCAGGGACACGATCGTGAACGTCCCGCCTTTCCCTCCTACGCCGCCTCTGCCACCCTGACCGCCAGTTCCGCCGGCTCCTCCGTTACCGCCGCGCCCGGCGCCCGACTTGCATCCGACTGCGCTTGCACTCGCGGGGGCGCCCTGGCGACCGACGCCTCCATCACCTCCCTGCTGCCCGGTCCCGCCCTTGCCGCCGCGCTGCCCTCGGAGGTCGACGATCGGGGGAGCGCCTTCGGCCGAGAGCATAAACACCGTCAAATTCGGCGCGGACTGCCCGGTAAGCCCTGGATTGCCGGGAGCTCCGTTGGATCCAGGGCCGCCGGATTCTCCGTCAGAATTCCCATGAGGTCCTCCTGGCGCCTGCCCGGAGTGAGGAGGACTGGCTGCGGGGCCCTCGCCCCGGGACCAGGTGATGATGCCCGGCTTTGATTGATCCTCGTTCACGATGGTCTTGGCTGCGAAGATCAGGTTGTTGCGGACCTTGAGCGCCTTGTCGCTGAAGATCAGCTTTGCGCCCGGCTTGAAACGGATGACGTCGGCGCCGACGAAATAGCTGTCGTAAAGGACATCCCCCGACACCACGAATTCTGGGGTAAGGCCGATCAGTGCCACGGACTCCCTCACCTCCTTGGCGTCACTCACGACGCTGGAAGACGGAACTTCCTTCGGCTTGCCATCTTGCGCGAGCGCCGCCCCCGCGATGCAAAGCGAGGAAACGGCGCATAACAGGCTGATTTTCGCCCTCGAAATCATGTTGTCCCCAATCCCTGTTCGACCTCGAATTGGGAGAAGAGCGGGTCGGCGCTGCTTCCCCATGGTCATCTAAGCAGACCATCCCGAGTGCCGCCATCCCCATACAGGGGGAGAGATCGCGAAATCCTGTTCCGGCCGCGAACGCGCGGCTCGGAAGTCGTCTTAACTCAGAGCTCTCAACTTGGTGGATTGGGGTGATTCAATCCTTGTTCCGGGGCGCCTCGACCCCGCATTATCGATGGCATACTTAAGAATTGCGTGATTGGTCCATCGATGGCTCAGGATTACTGGACCCCGGAGCGGGTCGCGAAGCTCAGGTCGCATTGGGACACCGGCGCGAGCGCGACGAAGATCGCGGACGAGTTCGGCGGCATCACGAAGAATGTCGTCATCGGCAAGGCAAATCGGCTGGGGCTCGCCCGGCGCGCGCCAGGTCGCCGCCGCGGGAATTCGAGTTTCCCGATCGCGAAAGCCAACGCGGCGCCGGCAGCGGCTAAGCCTGATGGTCATCTCCCGCTGCCTTACGTCGATGTCGCTGTGGTTCAGGCGCACCTCGCGACTGCCAACGGCGCCGGCGGGAAAGGCTGAGTTCCATGGCTGATTCAGATCATCAGAGCCCTGCCCTCGTCCCCACCGGTGACGGGGAAGCGATCGCCGCGCGGTGGGCCGACCGCTTAGCGAGCCTGTTCGCGAAGCTCGAAGACGAAGCGCTCGGCCTCGTGGGCAGGGATCCCGCTTCCTATGATCGGGATGCGACAGAAGCTCGGATCGGGCAGCTGGGTGAAGGGATTCGCTCGCTACTGTCTGCGTCTGCGCCGACGCCGGCCGACGAGATCAACGCGCAGCGCGCACTCGCTCACGAGGAGATCGCGAACGATGTGCTCGGTTGGCTGCAAGAGCGCGGGCTCTACGACCCGCGGGACTTCGAGCACGAGGGCCCGAACGTCGCCGAGATCCTGACTGAGCATGAGGAAGAGCTGCTGAAGCCGCGAGATCCCCGCTCCGCCGAGGAGGTTCTCCGCGACATGATCGCGGCTAAGTCAGGGGGAACGTCAGAGCCCTCGCCCTTCAGCACCCACCCGCGCCCGAACTTGGCTCTCTCGCTCGCGAGCGACGCGTTGAACGCCATCGCTTGGGGTGCAGGCGCTCCGGACACTGCGGATCGCTCGACCGCGCTCGCAGAGGCCGCAGCTGAGATGGCCACCAAACCTCGCCGCGCTGTCAACTGGCTCGTCGCGCGCGCTGCGCTGCACGAAATCGATGCTCTGGCTCGCGCCGACGCCCGTCCCGAGTAGGAGTTCCAATGAACGCGTTTCTGATTAGCCTGGTGCAGGTCCTGGAAACCCACTGGCACACGC
The window above is part of the Hyphomicrobiales bacterium genome. Proteins encoded here:
- a CDS encoding hypothetical protein (Evidence 5 : Unknown function), encoding MANALLSELIACRKARDEGREQGRRQGRIEVLAAVVTDLAVGRGLEVPDDFQSNLKTYADGDQLASMLKDLNSLTGDVVVFASKHGVILPRSR
- a CDS encoding conserved hypothetical protein (Evidence 4 : Unknown function but conserved in other organisms), which encodes MNNGVTILTEFTDAERDRIFAAVDAEKLKRTNADDETTVGFGLEKLFQNCEDAIEGSFETTAPEDLLPRVIADKVPGGGKPRLLIAAVVNWRGNLVVEAHRKIRVGDLHLDEAPEWKRGEASRILWIRDVGKLDALFASDDPEKRRAASVAYEFVGLAFAEVVKQFAEHFDVSMMHQIGVEYGQEGLASRIRFLDPTGIRKARFDEDLRDQRSWAGFSADEIWNAQHGARGSASWFRAEKAAQTLYRPDGPRLQDLEQEFANCLKFLDEAIDDGFWSPTDPTPIRIDNKRDKEEILPHGIQFKFPHPEKESEPVPYVEDPEVIGFGKMPFDTRKPPPEPKREPAPPSRGRKPAAPPPTPKPPTKIGFDPVMVASVTKFAPLVLPRPAVTPTLSPRASPAPTASSGGLGAIKKARMDASRLHAEEAARLRAEEVARLRAEEARRQAEAADRLAAQALERKWRPDYSGLPAANWSSEHEEEFGAGSTEEFVALLNLHRKASGRLPVPHGGYPTSTRILNNLFKEARSTGMVQKVEGPKPG
- a CDS encoding conserved hypothetical protein (Evidence 4 : Unknown function but conserved in other organisms), which encodes MVDFAAILERQRAAMTPEERTRFDEAVARREALEATERAIPAVFEVLGWKRSSGLAALKSGKAAEPERHVERIYEREVRIRIEPRDNGAREVIQFLGAVTGHEAFELTPDLCAELASDAGGTWSICAGTPNRYDSCTIQVADVLDYLRDRRPELVGGLPLRP
- a CDS encoding conserved hypothetical protein (Evidence 4 : Unknown function but conserved in other organisms) — encoded protein: MPTIPMTTRDGDLLVLSTTNAPYRRRIDAQTLAESIRTGDAGSWTVHVATFFVDVHPELVVRFAERHEIDLETLARSYRSLRDETGERSIDLEAEFARHGLWSEAEVGARLPRRDP
- a CDS encoding conserved hypothetical protein (Evidence 4 : Unknown function but conserved in other organisms), which produces MHMTTDLTRSERKLLEWCARTLVLESQVAASGLSRALNELLLKKAVRMVDHPTVREGKSRLVPAAAVEATDAGKGLL
- a CDS encoding hypothetical protein (Evidence 5 : Unknown function) — encoded protein: MQIRRALPELVMELLPEGARTSFTGPHHHLRADECCAVLFYGHPDDPRLGHSAPPRISVDSAILAHP
- a CDS encoding hypothetical protein (Evidence 5 : Unknown function), which encodes MEASKIGPDLMGRLLKEVAASGEGPAWIEAWNALASSGWSEVDAMIDSVFEGDADTAAKVRDRYHEVRASLDPSMHP
- a CDS encoding conserved hypothetical protein (Evidence 4 : Unknown function but conserved in other organisms), translated to MVDFAQMGTVLGAQAAIAQVVADGEQTIAEKDRALFEHQAALTVEQLHAAGLKAQVLALKAELARLDPANRLLRKTGRHFNDGEAETVLSQVYYKGFDEAGARKRVPNPSALRARAK
- a CDS encoding conserved membrane hypothetical protein (Evidence 4 : Unknown function but conserved in other organisms), with the protein product MATGKSDDINYGREAAEGIKDAVQETIIGKGEWKRSKLGYLFGFSSLTRNVGGVAQHGRTSFWRWNFFKVGAFRHDDQGVAVEEEVTDAHLRFRAAMEANGRTLTEVNRSVDNTYRQFWLFTSLFVLAFAWGLGSLIATGVGRGIFMVTDVLFRFALLPILAALVLRAGFTNWLFRRRCLDGLGDYLRSGEFLPAKAPRAPASVPAKTKKASGSPRSTAAIVLLLAAALLIAAFPDAVLAQATNTSGTVNPNDIFQTKSQPDLFMRLLAYVIPDAGPVGTPDIGMQGWHSAVKNGFMAFCGTLLFIGSAMAGWHITTGLVASAREGKALGSNYHEVWAPMRVVVGYGMLVPAMKGLCAAQILVLYLISWGGNLANLVWNPYIDTITAGTIPGIQQQVQDTVKMGNAANATAAVKAIFEKTLCAEIVNLGNTRLGVQNAQISVPPSWTTVSNPNHYMWSSQSVPKNIQTMDYGPVCGMISLEVLAVSLNTPEISNTKAMLDAKKQAITEIANNSELKSLAKSAAQTYFTNQGSGEQSSRAFSSESNPDQYTNLFTQAINTYVTAVSNAVGQAMQSTDPNTANEITQLREQAKKDGWAAAGVYYLTLARIQARVYAAATEGLQIGGVSGTRTNGQSAFITDALVGTKESPGALTQFGDWWDTKNRQITNTAMGTASQAASETNSNALSWVLNQVFGGFANWFNSRSDSTQVIINPMGDTISYGNKLLVGAQAAIVSGALMSGTIEAGNSNILGKGLNWLTGAGAGLKGVFGFLTPFVTMLTIAILAAGAIQAFVIPMIPYIMSVFFIAGMMTLVVEGLAAAPLWAFFHIRMDGQEFVDQVQKPGYMIAFNLILRPVLMIFGIILSYVVFGALLWFVNTTFIPASNALSQSSSIGFIGMFVMIVLMSYIDFQIAVRSFQLITHIPERVTRWFGQNGDNLGDEHDSQQATRVFVGGMEHRVSTMATGVGNANMMKGAGRNSALSRKPGQAAPKAIPTQEGDQK
- a CDS encoding hypothetical protein (Evidence 5 : Unknown function), which encodes MPSQGKNPSTNQASKPSGLDTFKETEDNSAIKDPVLQGIVDQPWQPARATTSTTAAKLLRASRMPFRRRSSARANGSARSSAISSASRR
- a CDS encoding conserved hypothetical protein (Evidence 4 : Unknown function but conserved in other organisms) → MFAAASTDTSSHQTAAGNHQPESKPQNPLTVWFGPMPESNGKTNWTAVLMPKGGRIWDGITLDRSEFKDRVRYTADRVRYLLGEYEEEPDLLAYDENLQEHLIQEATENDLASKELAKALQPFATAAAFFHGLRGSTGLMVRPAGSGTSYHDMFRVGELREAQKAHAWLEGLR
- a CDS encoding conserved hypothetical protein (Evidence 4 : Unknown function but conserved in other organisms), which gives rise to MPCTHCQNGFLENRFGQDVECVNGILIDIDEYHEGWKRDVCYPVAPCHPDFGKQAADPDYSTSLADISKRLGA